The following are encoded in a window of Calonectris borealis chromosome 17, bCalBor7.hap1.2, whole genome shotgun sequence genomic DNA:
- the PRPF6 gene encoding pre-mRNA-processing factor 6, translating to MNKKKKPFLGMPAPLGYVPGLGRGATGFTTRSDIGPARDANDPVDDRHAPPGKRTVGDQMKKNQTADDDDEDLNDTNYDEFNGYAGSLFSSGPYEKDDEEADAIYAALDKRMDERRKERREQREKEEIEKYRMERPKIQQQFSDLKRKLAEVTEEEWLSIPEVGDARNKRQRNPRYEKLTPVPDSFFAKHLQSGENHTSVDPRQTQFGGLNTPYPGGLNTPYPGGMTPGLMTPGTGELDMRKIGQARNTLMDMRLSQVSDSVSGQTVVDPKGYLTDLNSMIPTHGGDINDIKKARLLLKSVRETNPHHPPAWIASARLEEVTGKLQVARNLIMKGTEMCPKSEDVWLEAARLQPGDTAKAVVAQAVRHLPQSVRIYIRAAELETDIRAKKRVLRKALEHVPNSVRLWKAAVELEEPEDARIMLSRAVECCPTSVELWLALARLETYENARKVLNKARENIPTDRHIWITAAKLEEANGNTQMVEKIIDRAITSLRANGVEINREQWIQDAEECDKAGSVATCQAIMRAVIGIGIEEEDRKHTWMEDADSCVAHNALECARAIYAYALQVFPSKKSVWLRAAYFEKNHGTRESLEALLQRAVAHCPKAEVLWLMGAKSKWLAGDVPAARSILALAFQANPNSEEIWLAAVKLESENNEYERARRLLAKARSSAPTARVFMKSVKLEWVLGNIAAAQELCEEALKHYEDFPKLWMMKGQIEEQKELVEKAREAYNQGLKKCPHSIPLWLLLSRLEEKVGQLTRARAILEKSRLKNPKNPDLWLESVRLEYRAGLKNIANTLMAKALQECPNSGILWSEAIFLEARPQRKTKSVDALKKCEHDPHVLLAVAKLFWSERKITKAREWFHRTVKIDSDLGDAWAFFYKFELQHGTEEQQEEVRKRCENAEPRHGELWCDVSKDIENWQKKIGEILMLVAAKLKNTF from the exons ATGAACAAGAAGAAGAAGCCATTCCTGGGCATGCCCGCGCCCCTGGGCTACGTGCCGGGGCTGGGCCGCGG AGCCACAGGTTTCACCACCCGCTCCGATATTGGCCCTGCACGTGATGCCAATGACCCCGTGGATGATCGTCATGCTCCGCCGGGGAAGAGAACTGTTGGGGATCAAATGAAAAAGAATCAGACGGCTGATGATGACGATGAAGATTTGAACGACACCAATTATGATGAG TTCAATGGGTATGCTGGGAGCCTGTTCTCAAGCGGTCCCTATGAAAAAGATGATGAGGAAGCAGATGCTATTTATGCAGCTTTGGATAAGAGGATGGATGAacgcagaaaagaaagaag GGAACAacgagaaaaagaggaaatagaaaaataccGTATGGAACGACCCAAAATTCAGCAGCAGTTCTCAGACttgaaa CGGAAGCTAGCAGAGGTCACAGAAGAAGAGTGGCTGAGTATTCCAGAAGTTGGTGATGCCAGGAACAAGCGTCAGAGGAATCCTCGTTACGAGAAGCTGACTCCTGTGCCCGATAGCTTCTTTGCAAAGCATTTACAGTCAGGGGAGAATCACACTTCTGTGGACCCACGCCAAACG CAATTTGGTGGATTGAATACTCCGTATCCAGGGGGCTTGAATACTCCATACCCTGGGGGAATGACACCAGGCTTAATGACACCTGGGACAGGCGAATTGGATATGAGGAAGATTGGCCAAGCCAGGAACACCTTGATGGATATGAGGCTAAGCCAG GTGTCGGACTCTGTGAGTGGCCAGACTGTAGTGGACCCGAAAGGATATTTGACAGACTTGAATTCGATGATTCCCACACATGGAGGAGATATCAA tgATATCAAGAAAGCCCGTTTGCTCCTGAAATCTGTACGAGAGACCAATCCTCATCATCCACCAGCCTGGATAGCATCAGCCCGACTGGAGGAGGTCACTGGCAAACTCCAAGTTGCTCGAAACCTCATCATGAAAGGAACGGAGATGTGCCCCAAG AGTGAAGATGTTTGGTTGGAAGCTGCTCGGCTTCAGCCTGGGGATACAGCCAAGGCTGTTGTGGCCCAAGCTGTCCGCCACCTTCCACAGTCTGTCCGAATCTATAtaagagcagcagagctggagacagatATCCGTGCAAAGAAACGCGTCCTTAGGAAAG CCCTTGAGCATGTTCCAAATTCGGTGCGTTTGTGGAAAGCAGCTGTGGAGTTAGAAGAACCTGAGGATGCCAGGATCATGCTGAGTCGGGCTGTGGAGTGCTGTCCGACTAGTGTtgaa CTGTGGCTTGCGCTGGCAAGGCTGGAGACGTATGAGAATGCTCGTAAAGTCCTTAACAAAGCCCGTGAGAATATTCCAACGGATCGTCACATCTGGATTACTGCTGCCAAACTGGAGGAAGCCAATGGAAACACCCAGATGGTGGAGAAAATCATTGACAGAGCCATCACATCTCTTAGGGCTAACGGTGTGGAAATCAACAGAGAGCAGTGGATACAG GATGCTGAGGAATGTGATAAAGCTGGAAGTGTGGCCACATGCCAGGCAATCATGCGAGCTGTGATTGGGATTGGGATTGAGGAAGAAGATCGGAAACATACCTGGATGGAAGACGCAGACAGT TGTGTTGCTCATAATGCTCTGGAGTGTGCCCGAGCAATTTATGCTTACGCCTTGCAAGTTTTCCCGAGCAAGAAGAGTGTGTGGCTGCGAGCAGCATACTTTGAAAAGAACCATGGAACGAG AGAATCCTTGGAGGCTCTTTTGCAGAGAGCTGTTGCTCACTGTCCCAAAGCCGAAGTGCTCTGGCTCATGGGAGCCAAATCGAAGTGGCTGGCAGGAGATGTGCCAGCAGCCAGAAGCATTTTGGCCCTGGCTTTCCAG GCCAACCCCAACAGCGAGGAGATCTGGCTGGCTGCCGTGAAGCTCGAGTCAGAAAACAATGAATATGAAAGAGCAAGGAGGCTGCTGGCAAAAGCTCGCAGCAGTGCCCCCACGGCAAGG GTCTTCATGAAGTCTGTGAAGTTAGAATGGGTGCTTGGGAAcattgctgcagcccaggagcttTGTGAGGAAGCCTTGAAGCACTATGAGGACTTCCCCAAACTGTGGATGATGAAGGGACAAattgaggaacaaaaggagctggTAGAGAAAGCACGGGAGGCTTATAATCAAGGG ttgaaaaAATGCCCCCATTCCATACCCCTGTGGCTTTTGCTGTCCAGACTGGAGGAGAAAGTTGGGCAGTTGACTAGAGCAAGAGCCATCTTGGAAAAGTCTCGTCTAAAGAATCCAAAGAATCCAGATCTCTG GTTAGAGTCTGTGCGATTAGAGTACAGAGCTGGGTTAAAGAATATTGCAAATACTCTGATGGCCAAGGCATTGCAAGAATGCCCCAATTCAG GAATCCTGTGGTCAGAAGCAATTTTCCTTGAAGCGCGACCGCAACGAAAGACCAAGAGTGTGGATGCTCTCAAGAAGTGTGAACATGACCCACATGTCCTGTTGGCTGTGGCCAA